From Azotosporobacter soli, the proteins below share one genomic window:
- a CDS encoding LysE family translocator codes for MEWIWLKGVLLGLSIAIPLGPIGILCIRRSLSGGFWHGFYTGIGTASADALYGIAAAFGFAALHRFILLSQIWLQGLGGLFLLYLANQIFRSHTPDIDGRRTDDSNYRHAAASSFALTLTNPMTILSFAALFASVGIIEAENLSVTLSFVFGIFSGSLLWWLLLSSLAAWSRQCLTARSLQNLQYLAAVVIAAFGTAALWSFARQI; via the coding sequence ATGGAATGGATTTGGTTAAAGGGTGTTTTGCTCGGCCTCTCGATTGCCATTCCACTCGGACCGATCGGAATATTATGCATTCGCCGTTCCCTTTCGGGCGGATTCTGGCACGGATTTTACACCGGCATCGGCACTGCGTCAGCCGATGCGTTATACGGCATAGCCGCCGCTTTTGGTTTCGCAGCGCTGCATCGCTTCATCCTGCTCAGTCAAATCTGGCTGCAGGGACTCGGCGGCCTGTTTCTTCTTTATCTGGCAAACCAAATTTTTCGTTCACATACGCCGGATATTGACGGCAGGCGAACAGATGATTCCAATTATCGGCATGCAGCCGCTTCGTCATTTGCTTTAACTCTGACCAACCCGATGACCATTTTATCTTTTGCGGCCCTGTTCGCCAGCGTCGGCATTATCGAAGCAGAAAACCTCTCTGTCACACTCAGTTTCGTGTTTGGCATCTTCAGCGGTTCCTTGCTGTGGTGGCTGTTGCTTAGCTCGCTCGCCGCTTGGTCTCGTCAATGTTTAACCGCGCGCAGCCTGCAAAACCTGCAATATCTCGCAGCCGTGGTAATTGCAGCCTTTGGCACCGCCGCTCTCTGGTCATTCGCACGGCAAATTTAA